From the genome of Actinomycetota bacterium, one region includes:
- a CDS encoding DNA polymerase III subunit gamma and tau, whose translation MSLALYRKYRPGSFAQVIGQEHVTAPLTRALETNRIHHAYLFTGPRGCGKTSSARIMARSLNCAQGPTATPCNQCQSCIDLAPNGPGSIDVIEIDAATYRGIDDAKELRERAIYAPVNSTYKIYIIDEAHQLTRDAFNVLLKLVEEPPPHLKFIFATTEPDKIIPTLRSRTHHYPFRLVSAKVLQEHLQSLCESEGIKADPAAIALVARAGAGSVRDSQSVLGQVIAGAGAEGITYAETVAQLGFTDETLLTRVIDAIATGNGGEMFALIEEVVSSGHEPRRFATDLLERLRDMVVVTQLEDATTSGLFDLPQEQIEDIARQGALFTPAQLVRVADLVSVGLSELRGAAAPKLQLELLAARLVTDEVTSDLAVRVARLEQGGVVQSVRPSVVKAREQQVEPEFVVAAAIDPEPVAPQIVASPPVRPAASTRRAPAPSKPSEVKAEAAKTMQDAEVTAQADPPANVTIELVDANWERILQDVTATRKVAGLVLIGTKPLSLTADGMLAVGFPNDGACKNFTGSPTVSLLQTSIKKFVGATLRIDAFVDQSLSQRAKAKDPEIIQDSESDSDSSPADPLDIVASMLGGQVISDSKNNS comes from the coding sequence ATGTCCCTTGCTTTGTACCGCAAATACCGTCCGGGTTCATTTGCCCAGGTAATAGGGCAGGAGCATGTGACTGCACCACTAACGCGAGCGCTGGAAACTAATCGTATTCACCACGCTTACTTGTTTACCGGACCCCGTGGTTGTGGCAAAACGTCATCGGCACGCATCATGGCTAGATCACTAAATTGTGCCCAAGGACCAACAGCCACCCCCTGTAATCAATGCCAGTCCTGCATCGATTTGGCACCCAATGGCCCTGGCTCGATTGATGTCATTGAAATCGATGCTGCTACTTATCGTGGCATTGATGATGCAAAAGAATTACGCGAGCGGGCCATCTATGCACCGGTTAATTCAACATACAAGATTTACATAATCGACGAAGCACATCAGCTAACTCGTGACGCTTTCAACGTCCTGCTTAAGTTAGTTGAAGAACCACCACCTCACTTGAAATTTATCTTCGCAACTACCGAGCCAGACAAAATTATTCCAACACTGCGATCCCGAACTCACCACTATCCATTCCGACTAGTATCAGCAAAAGTTTTACAAGAACATCTGCAAAGTTTGTGTGAGAGCGAAGGCATAAAAGCTGATCCCGCTGCAATTGCACTGGTTGCTAGAGCCGGAGCTGGATCTGTCCGAGATTCACAGTCCGTTCTTGGTCAAGTTATTGCAGGAGCTGGAGCGGAAGGGATTACTTACGCAGAGACCGTCGCACAACTTGGCTTTACAGATGAAACCTTGCTTACCCGGGTCATCGATGCAATCGCAACAGGCAACGGCGGCGAAATGTTTGCGCTAATCGAAGAAGTTGTCTCATCTGGACATGAACCTCGTCGCTTCGCAACGGACTTACTCGAGCGACTACGGGACATGGTTGTTGTCACCCAATTGGAAGACGCAACCACTTCAGGACTATTTGATTTACCACAGGAACAGATAGAAGATATTGCCCGTCAAGGTGCGCTATTTACGCCAGCCCAACTTGTTCGGGTCGCTGACCTAGTTAGCGTTGGACTTAGTGAACTTCGAGGTGCGGCCGCGCCAAAGTTACAGCTTGAATTGCTAGCAGCTCGCCTAGTAACTGATGAGGTAACTTCAGATTTGGCTGTCCGTGTTGCTCGACTAGAGCAAGGTGGAGTTGTTCAGTCGGTAAGACCAAGTGTGGTCAAGGCTCGTGAACAACAAGTTGAGCCCGAGTTCGTGGTCGCCGCTGCTATCGACCCGGAACCAGTTGCTCCGCAAATTGTTGCCTCGCCCCCAGTTCGTCCTGCAGCAAGTACCCGCAGAGCTCCTGCACCAAGCAAGCCATCTGAGGTTAAGGCAGAGGCGGCAAAAACCATGCAGGACGCAGAAGTAACAGCTCAGGCTGATCCGCCAGCTAATGTCACTATTGAGTTGGTTGATGCAAACTGGGAGCGAATTCTGCAAGACGTAACTGCAACTCGAAAAGTTGCAGGTTTGGTTTTAATTGGAACTAAGCCGCTATCACTAACGGCAGACGGAATGCTTGCGGTCGGATTTCCAAACGATGGTGCATGCAAGAACTTCACTGGTTCGCCGACCGTCAGTTTGCTACAAACTTCAATCAAGAAATTTGTTGGCGCTACCTTGCGCATAGATGCTTTCGTTGATCAGAGTCTAAGTCAAAGAGCAAAGGCTAAAGACCCAGAAATTATTCAAGACTCTGAATCTGACTCTGATTCCTCGCCAGCAGACCCCTTAGATATTGTCGCCAGCATGCTCGGTGGCCAAGTTATTAGCGATAGCAAAAATAATTCATGA
- a CDS encoding aspartate kinase encodes MGRIVAKFGGSSVADAASILRVAKRIVDAKNAGNEVVVVVSAMGDTTDELLDLAQQVSPNPPGRELDMLLTAGERISMAVLAMAISDLGVEARSYTGSQAGLITDSTHGKARIIDVSPSRILEALSQGAIPIVAGFQGVSQDTKDITTLGRGGSDTTAVALAAALNADVCEIYTDVDGIFSADPRIAPKARQVPRITYDEMMELAAAGAKVLHLRCVEYAKRFDVPLHVRSSFSDKEGTFVIADLDDQSKLVNLSNQGVVMEQPIIAGVAHDLSDAKITVLAVPDKPGTAAAIFQAVADAGINMDMIVQNVSSHGSQKTDVTFTAPRADVDKAEVALRQVQAEIGFEDIETDSNIAKISLVGAGMRSHPGVSATFFKAIADAGVNVEMISTSEIRISVVTRATDAATTVQAVHSAFGLDVDGEAVVYAGTGR; translated from the coding sequence ATGGGTCGAATCGTTGCCAAGTTTGGCGGATCATCGGTAGCCGATGCCGCTAGCATTTTGCGCGTTGCAAAACGAATTGTTGATGCAAAGAATGCAGGCAATGAAGTTGTGGTAGTTGTCTCGGCAATGGGTGACACAACTGATGAGTTGCTAGACCTTGCTCAACAGGTCTCACCAAACCCGCCCGGTCGAGAACTCGATATGCTCCTAACCGCTGGAGAGCGAATTTCCATGGCGGTACTTGCCATGGCGATTAGCGACCTTGGCGTTGAGGCTCGTTCCTACACTGGTTCACAAGCTGGCCTTATCACAGATTCAACGCACGGCAAGGCTCGAATCATAGACGTTTCTCCTAGCCGAATTTTAGAGGCGCTTAGCCAAGGTGCAATTCCGATTGTTGCTGGATTCCAAGGTGTCTCACAAGATACCAAGGACATTACGACATTGGGACGTGGCGGCTCAGATACCACAGCTGTTGCACTGGCCGCAGCACTTAATGCCGATGTCTGCGAAATTTACACCGATGTTGATGGTATTTTTTCTGCTGATCCCCGCATTGCGCCGAAAGCTCGTCAGGTGCCCCGCATCACTTATGACGAAATGATGGAATTGGCTGCAGCTGGTGCCAAGGTGCTACATCTTCGGTGTGTTGAGTATGCAAAACGCTTTGATGTGCCACTACATGTTCGCTCGTCATTTTCTGACAAGGAAGGCACTTTTGTAATTGCTGACCTTGATGATCAATCCAAGTTAGTCAACCTGTCCAATCAAGGAGTTGTCATGGAACAACCAATTATTGCTGGCGTAGCTCACGATTTGAGTGATGCAAAAATCACGGTACTCGCAGTTCCAGATAAGCCTGGTACTGCAGCAGCTATCTTCCAGGCAGTTGCGGATGCAGGTATCAATATGGACATGATTGTACAGAACGTCAGTAGTCATGGCAGTCAAAAAACCGATGTTACTTTTACCGCACCTCGTGCTGATGTTGACAAGGCAGAAGTGGCATTGCGCCAGGTGCAAGCAGAGATTGGTTTTGAAGACATTGAAACTGACAGCAACATTGCAAAAATCTCACTAGTTGGGGCTGGTATGCGGTCACACCCGGGAGTATCTGCAACTTTTTTCAAGGCAATTGCGGATGCTGGCGTGAACGTGGAAATGATCTCAACTTCCGAAATTCGAATTTCGGTCGTGACCAGAGCAACCGATGCAGCAACAACAGTGCAGGCAGTTCATTCAGCATTTGGACTTGATGTCGACGGTGAAGCCGTCGTTTATGCGGGGACTGGTCGATAA
- a CDS encoding SGNH/GDSL hydrolase family protein encodes MTSTRSRFCILAIILVSLLGFAVPGSAVSKNPPSTAPVVTLISRGNNFVKIDFQSGSSLGATGYQYSIDGGQTWFTGKVKSSSITVSPVPLTTRAQVSLRGKNLYGYGPASPVSDTKRVVFMGASVTVGLDGHGHGWAREAASSLGWQYSNVAVIKSGYFMPQKDSLTCSGLVNFSTQTMCAATYLPDIVVISGGYNDCLAARKTPAKLQTRIQAVFEKLRQTFGSAEIIATPVISTSTETCLPTINSWIATSAQSVGAKYVAGAESWVTGHPEWQGTTIHPNQAGHAVIASNFVSWYRSLTNSGN; translated from the coding sequence ATGACCTCAACCAGATCGAGATTCTGCATCTTGGCAATCATTCTTGTCAGCCTCCTGGGCTTTGCTGTCCCAGGCTCAGCTGTTTCAAAAAATCCGCCAAGCACCGCACCCGTTGTGACATTAATAAGTCGTGGAAACAACTTTGTGAAAATCGATTTCCAAAGTGGAAGTTCGCTCGGCGCAACAGGATATCAATATTCAATTGACGGAGGGCAGACTTGGTTTACTGGCAAGGTTAAGAGTTCATCCATTACTGTTTCGCCCGTGCCGCTGACCACTCGTGCTCAAGTATCGCTTCGTGGAAAAAATCTGTATGGCTACGGTCCAGCATCGCCAGTGTCAGACACAAAGCGAGTTGTCTTTATGGGCGCATCGGTCACTGTGGGCCTGGATGGTCATGGGCATGGCTGGGCGCGAGAAGCGGCATCCTCGCTTGGCTGGCAATACTCAAATGTGGCGGTAATCAAATCGGGATACTTCATGCCGCAAAAAGACAGTCTTACTTGCTCGGGACTCGTCAACTTCAGCACGCAAACAATGTGTGCTGCTACTTATTTACCGGATATAGTGGTCATTTCTGGCGGCTACAACGACTGCTTAGCTGCTCGGAAAACACCTGCTAAGTTGCAAACTCGCATCCAAGCAGTTTTTGAAAAGTTGCGCCAAACCTTTGGTTCAGCAGAAATCATCGCGACTCCTGTTATTTCGACTTCAACAGAAACATGTCTACCAACCATCAACAGCTGGATAGCTACTTCGGCTCAGTCAGTTGGGGCGAAATATGTTGCAGGTGCTGAATCCTGGGTTACCGGTCACCCGGAGTGGCAAGGAACCACTATTCACCCAAACCAAGCTGGGCACGCGGTTATTGCTTCGAATTTTGTTAGCTGGTACAGATCTCTCACTAACAGCGGCAATTAA
- the recR gene encoding recombination protein RecR, whose amino-acid sequence MYEGIVQDLIDEFAKLPGVGPKGASRIAFHLLHADREEINRLVSVLSEVREKARFCSICFNVAQDDLCRICSDVRRDQTVLCVVEEPKDVLAIERTREFRGRYHVLGGAISPLDGIGPDDLQISELVARLSDNSIAELILATNPNLQGEATATYLNRLISPLGIKVTRLASGLPVGGDLEYADEATLGRALAGRRQVNN is encoded by the coding sequence TTGTATGAAGGAATAGTTCAAGACCTGATCGATGAGTTCGCTAAATTGCCAGGTGTTGGCCCAAAAGGCGCATCCCGAATCGCATTTCACTTACTGCACGCTGACCGAGAAGAAATTAACCGTCTCGTTTCGGTACTCAGTGAGGTTCGCGAAAAAGCCAGATTCTGTTCCATATGTTTCAATGTGGCTCAAGATGACCTATGTCGGATTTGCTCCGATGTTCGTCGCGATCAGACGGTGTTATGTGTAGTTGAAGAACCAAAAGATGTTTTAGCAATAGAGCGAACCCGAGAATTCAGGGGCCGCTACCACGTTCTTGGTGGGGCAATTAGCCCGCTTGATGGTATCGGTCCAGATGATCTTCAGATCAGTGAATTAGTTGCCCGCCTTTCCGATAATTCCATTGCCGAACTAATTCTTGCCACTAATCCCAATCTGCAGGGCGAGGCTACTGCTACTTACTTGAACCGACTCATCTCGCCACTGGGGATTAAGGTAACTCGATTGGCCAGTGGCCTGCCAGTTGGCGGCGATCTTGAGTATGCTGACGAGGCAACTCTGGGTCGAGCATTGGCAGGCAGGCGTCAGGTTAACAACTAA